A single Oryzias melastigma strain HK-1 linkage group LG24, ASM292280v2, whole genome shotgun sequence DNA region contains:
- the znf395b gene encoding zinc finger protein 395b isoform X1 encodes MAAMGPEDRAGAEPAGTAACPFGRHVSAATHASEGPDGQKSLVLTQRCVQAESFHRKSKATGQAAPFHSAGSSVLFGGVGGTAEVQNSFRSPESVEMDEIMAAMVLTSLSCSPVIQSPPQTDPGPAGSSSSVDMESAGGELSDSGSSGYWSWDHGNGSPAPSPSVTEMDSSPDEGLQLELEQAEEHTAKRAKNSFRSVYKCLWPSCGKVLTSSVGIKRHIRVMHLGSGSDQSQREEDFYYTKICCETLEAGSAPPPAQQALGQPFSSAHLSWAPCGSPPSSDLQMPPTPRPRSNSSSGPGPSRPSPLSQSAPSSFWQIHSEHLYQACSPVQVSGAPRSPCSQAWTPSTSVSGHSSTQMVKPRCRSVSVGEQWLQQNRLQPISASPSRTHCTFRKGRGEAKKCRKVYGVERKDQWCTACRWKKACQRFPD; translated from the exons ATGGCAGCTATGGGACCAGAGGACAGAGCTGGAGCAGAGCCAGCCGGGACGGCTGCCTGTCCGTTTGGCCGACACGTTTCTGCAGCAACACACGCCAGTGAAGGACCAGACGGGCAGAAGAGCCTG GTGCTAACCCAAAGATGTGTCCAGGCGGAGAGCTTCCATCGCAAGAGCAAAGCAACAGGCCAGGCTGCTCCCTTTCACAGTGCTGGATCTTCTGTACTCTTTGGCGGCGTGGGAGGAACGGCAGAAGTTCAGAACAG CTTCCGGAGTCCGGAGTCGGTAGAGATGGACGAGATCATGGCAGCCATGGTTCTAACCAGTTTGTCCTGCAGCCCCGTGATCCAGAGCCCTCCACAAACAGATCCTGGACCAG CTGGCTCGTCCTCGTCAGTGGATATGGAAAGCGCTGGCGGTGAACTGTCGGACAGCGGCAGCAGCGGCTACTGGAGCTGGGACCACGGCAACGGGAGTCCGGCGCCGTCACCGTCCGTCACCGAGATGGACAGCAGCCCGGACGAAGGTCTACAGTTGGAGCTGGAGCAGGCGGAGGAGCACACGGCCAAGAGGGCGAAG AACTCCTTTAGAAGTGTGTATAAGTGTCTGTGGCCCAGCTGTGGAAAAGTGCTCACGTCTTCCGTCGGAATAAAAAGGCACATCCGTGTGATGCATCTGGG CAGTGGGTCAGACCAGTCCCAGAGGGAAGAGGACTTCTACTACACAAAGATCTGCTGTGAGACGTTGGAGGCCGGCTCCGCTCCACCTCCTGCCCAGCAGGCTCTGGGCCAGCCCTTCTCATCCGCTCATCTCAGCTGGGCCCCTTGTGGTTCTCCTCCAAGCTCAGACCTCCAGATGCCCCCGACTCCCCGGCCAAGGTCCAACTCCAGCTCTGGACCTGGACCGAGCAGGCCCAGTCCGCTCAGCCAGTCGGCCCCCAGCAGCTTCTGGCAGATCCACTCTGAGCATCTATATCAG GCTTGCAGTCCAGTCCAGGTATCCGGGGCTCCCAGAAGCCCTTGCAGCCAAGCTTGGACCCCCTCCACATCTGTCTCCGGCCACAGTAGCACTCAG ATGGTGAAGCCTCGCTGTCGGTCTGTCAGCGTTGGGGAGCAGTGGCTCCAGCAGAACCGGCTGCAGCCCATCAGCGCGTCGCCCTCCCGCACGCACTGCACCTTCAG gaaaGGTCGTGGTGAGGCCAAGAAATGCCGCAAGGTGTACGGCGTGGAGCGTAAGGACCAGTGGTGCACGGCCTGCCGCTGGAAAAAGGCGTGCCAGCGCTTCCCGGACTAA
- the znf395b gene encoding zinc finger protein 395b isoform X3: MAAMGPEDRAGAEPAGTAACPFGRHVSAATHASEGPDGQKSLAESFHRKSKATGQAAPFHSAGSSVLFGGVGGTAEVQNSFRSPESVEMDEIMAAMVLTSLSCSPVIQSPPQTDPGPAGSSSSVDMESAGGELSDSGSSGYWSWDHGNGSPAPSPSVTEMDSSPDEGLQLELEQAEEHTAKRAKNSFRSVYKCLWPSCGKVLTSSVGIKRHIRVMHLGSGSDQSQREEDFYYTKICCETLEAGSAPPPAQQALGQPFSSAHLSWAPCGSPPSSDLQMPPTPRPRSNSSSGPGPSRPSPLSQSAPSSFWQIHSEHLYQACSPVQVSGAPRSPCSQAWTPSTSVSGHSSTQMVKPRCRSVSVGEQWLQQNRLQPISASPSRTHCTFRKGRGEAKKCRKVYGVERKDQWCTACRWKKACQRFPD; the protein is encoded by the exons ATGGCAGCTATGGGACCAGAGGACAGAGCTGGAGCAGAGCCAGCCGGGACGGCTGCCTGTCCGTTTGGCCGACACGTTTCTGCAGCAACACACGCCAGTGAAGGACCAGACGGGCAGAAGAGCCTG GCGGAGAGCTTCCATCGCAAGAGCAAAGCAACAGGCCAGGCTGCTCCCTTTCACAGTGCTGGATCTTCTGTACTCTTTGGCGGCGTGGGAGGAACGGCAGAAGTTCAGAACAG CTTCCGGAGTCCGGAGTCGGTAGAGATGGACGAGATCATGGCAGCCATGGTTCTAACCAGTTTGTCCTGCAGCCCCGTGATCCAGAGCCCTCCACAAACAGATCCTGGACCAG CTGGCTCGTCCTCGTCAGTGGATATGGAAAGCGCTGGCGGTGAACTGTCGGACAGCGGCAGCAGCGGCTACTGGAGCTGGGACCACGGCAACGGGAGTCCGGCGCCGTCACCGTCCGTCACCGAGATGGACAGCAGCCCGGACGAAGGTCTACAGTTGGAGCTGGAGCAGGCGGAGGAGCACACGGCCAAGAGGGCGAAG AACTCCTTTAGAAGTGTGTATAAGTGTCTGTGGCCCAGCTGTGGAAAAGTGCTCACGTCTTCCGTCGGAATAAAAAGGCACATCCGTGTGATGCATCTGGG CAGTGGGTCAGACCAGTCCCAGAGGGAAGAGGACTTCTACTACACAAAGATCTGCTGTGAGACGTTGGAGGCCGGCTCCGCTCCACCTCCTGCCCAGCAGGCTCTGGGCCAGCCCTTCTCATCCGCTCATCTCAGCTGGGCCCCTTGTGGTTCTCCTCCAAGCTCAGACCTCCAGATGCCCCCGACTCCCCGGCCAAGGTCCAACTCCAGCTCTGGACCTGGACCGAGCAGGCCCAGTCCGCTCAGCCAGTCGGCCCCCAGCAGCTTCTGGCAGATCCACTCTGAGCATCTATATCAG GCTTGCAGTCCAGTCCAGGTATCCGGGGCTCCCAGAAGCCCTTGCAGCCAAGCTTGGACCCCCTCCACATCTGTCTCCGGCCACAGTAGCACTCAG ATGGTGAAGCCTCGCTGTCGGTCTGTCAGCGTTGGGGAGCAGTGGCTCCAGCAGAACCGGCTGCAGCCCATCAGCGCGTCGCCCTCCCGCACGCACTGCACCTTCAG gaaaGGTCGTGGTGAGGCCAAGAAATGCCGCAAGGTGTACGGCGTGGAGCGTAAGGACCAGTGGTGCACGGCCTGCCGCTGGAAAAAGGCGTGCCAGCGCTTCCCGGACTAA
- the znf395b gene encoding zinc finger protein 395b isoform X2: MAAMGPEDRAGAEPAGTAACPFGRHVSAATHASEGPDGQKSLVLTQRCVQAESFHRKSKATGQAAPFHSAGSSVLFGGVGGTAEVQNSFRSPESVEMDEIMAAMVLTSLSCSPVIQSPPQTDPGPAGSSSSVDMESAGGELSDSGSSGYWSWDHGNGSPAPSPSVTEMDSSPDEGLQLELEQAEEHTAKRAKNSFRSVYKCLWPSCGKVLTSSVGIKRHIRVMHLGGSDQSQREEDFYYTKICCETLEAGSAPPPAQQALGQPFSSAHLSWAPCGSPPSSDLQMPPTPRPRSNSSSGPGPSRPSPLSQSAPSSFWQIHSEHLYQACSPVQVSGAPRSPCSQAWTPSTSVSGHSSTQMVKPRCRSVSVGEQWLQQNRLQPISASPSRTHCTFRKGRGEAKKCRKVYGVERKDQWCTACRWKKACQRFPD; encoded by the exons ATGGCAGCTATGGGACCAGAGGACAGAGCTGGAGCAGAGCCAGCCGGGACGGCTGCCTGTCCGTTTGGCCGACACGTTTCTGCAGCAACACACGCCAGTGAAGGACCAGACGGGCAGAAGAGCCTG GTGCTAACCCAAAGATGTGTCCAGGCGGAGAGCTTCCATCGCAAGAGCAAAGCAACAGGCCAGGCTGCTCCCTTTCACAGTGCTGGATCTTCTGTACTCTTTGGCGGCGTGGGAGGAACGGCAGAAGTTCAGAACAG CTTCCGGAGTCCGGAGTCGGTAGAGATGGACGAGATCATGGCAGCCATGGTTCTAACCAGTTTGTCCTGCAGCCCCGTGATCCAGAGCCCTCCACAAACAGATCCTGGACCAG CTGGCTCGTCCTCGTCAGTGGATATGGAAAGCGCTGGCGGTGAACTGTCGGACAGCGGCAGCAGCGGCTACTGGAGCTGGGACCACGGCAACGGGAGTCCGGCGCCGTCACCGTCCGTCACCGAGATGGACAGCAGCCCGGACGAAGGTCTACAGTTGGAGCTGGAGCAGGCGGAGGAGCACACGGCCAAGAGGGCGAAG AACTCCTTTAGAAGTGTGTATAAGTGTCTGTGGCCCAGCTGTGGAAAAGTGCTCACGTCTTCCGTCGGAATAAAAAGGCACATCCGTGTGATGCATCTGGG TGGGTCAGACCAGTCCCAGAGGGAAGAGGACTTCTACTACACAAAGATCTGCTGTGAGACGTTGGAGGCCGGCTCCGCTCCACCTCCTGCCCAGCAGGCTCTGGGCCAGCCCTTCTCATCCGCTCATCTCAGCTGGGCCCCTTGTGGTTCTCCTCCAAGCTCAGACCTCCAGATGCCCCCGACTCCCCGGCCAAGGTCCAACTCCAGCTCTGGACCTGGACCGAGCAGGCCCAGTCCGCTCAGCCAGTCGGCCCCCAGCAGCTTCTGGCAGATCCACTCTGAGCATCTATATCAG GCTTGCAGTCCAGTCCAGGTATCCGGGGCTCCCAGAAGCCCTTGCAGCCAAGCTTGGACCCCCTCCACATCTGTCTCCGGCCACAGTAGCACTCAG ATGGTGAAGCCTCGCTGTCGGTCTGTCAGCGTTGGGGAGCAGTGGCTCCAGCAGAACCGGCTGCAGCCCATCAGCGCGTCGCCCTCCCGCACGCACTGCACCTTCAG gaaaGGTCGTGGTGAGGCCAAGAAATGCCGCAAGGTGTACGGCGTGGAGCGTAAGGACCAGTGGTGCACGGCCTGCCGCTGGAAAAAGGCGTGCCAGCGCTTCCCGGACTAA
- the pnocb gene encoding prepronociceptin b — protein MKIPLWCLVVLLACVFSPGHCDCQGECVACGLLLRQQQLQQAFNTIVCLLECEGHASSSLTWEVCKRAVKHQETLQEGGAFLKRGGEQLELTSEDLNSDSGLLQPTDRFQDQDPDEADLRSVQYDSSLLESSEEGESLDPRLEGKEETQRDERDVTSQSEMDEDNDSLQVVSLSKRFGGFQRGRHGYRKLIGSPMRPLQKRYGGFIGVRKSARKWNSQKRVNQLLRQYLGMRSNRSGRFNASMNRAWRQNKL, from the exons ATGAAGATCCCTCTGTGGTGCCTGGTGGTTCTGCTGGCGTGCGTCTTCAGCCCTGGACATTGTGACTGTCAGGGGGAGTGTGTGGCCTGTGGTCTGCTCCtgcggcagcagcagctgcagcaagCCTTCAATACCATA GTCTGTCTGCTGGAGTGTGAAGGTCATGCTTCCTCCTCCCTCACATGGGAAGTGTGTAAACGTGCCGTGAAGCACCAGGAAACACTTCAAGAGGGAGGCGCTTTTTTGAAGAGGGGAGGGGAGCAGCTGGAGCTGACCTCCGAAGACCTGAACTCTGACAGTGGGCTGCTGCAGCCCACAGACCGCTTCCAGGATCAGGATCCGGATGAGGCGGACCTGCGCAGCGTCCAGTATGACTCATCCCTGCTGGAGTCCTCGGAGGAGGGGGAGAGCCTGGATCCCCGCCTGGAGGGCAAAGAGGAGACGCAGAGGGATGAGAGGGATGTGACGAGCCAATCAGAGATGGATGAAGATAACGACAGTTTACAGGTCGTCTCCTTATCTAAACGCTTCGGCGGCTTTCAGAGGGGGCGCCACGGATACAGGAAGTTGATCGGGTCCCCCATGAGGCCTCTACAAAAGCGCTACGGGGGCTTCATAGGCGTCCGGAAGTCTGCCCGCAAATGGAACAGCCAGAAGCGGGTGAACCAGCTGCTGAGGCAATACCTGGGCATGAGGAGCAACCGCAGTGGCAGGTTCAACGCCTCCATGAATCGAGCGTGGAGGCAAAACAAACTCTAA